A single window of Oncorhynchus clarkii lewisi isolate Uvic-CL-2024 chromosome 10, UVic_Ocla_1.0, whole genome shotgun sequence DNA harbors:
- the LOC139418884 gene encoding sialic acid synthase-like, translating into MPLKFELCPGRMIGGSNPCFIIAEIGQNHQGDIEIAKKMIKMAKDCGADCAKFQKSELEYKFNKRALARPYTSKQSWGKTYGEHKRHLEFSHVQYLELQNYAKEVGIFFTASGMDEMAVEFLHELDVPFFKVGSGDTNNFPYLEKTAKKGRPMVVSSGMQSMETMRRVYQTVKKHNQNFCILQCTSAYPLEAEDVNLRVIAEYQKEFPDIPIGYSGHESGIHISVAAVALGAKVIERHVTLDKSWKGSDHEASLEPSELTELVKAIRLVERSLGTGIKQMLPCEKPCHDKLGKSVVAKVAIPKGTVLSMDMLGVKVGEPKGIPPEDIFQLVGKSVTEDVEEDESITPDVVDSYGKKIKCRVE; encoded by the exons ATGCCTCTGAAATTCGAGCTTTGTCCTGGCAGGATGATTGGGGGTTCTAACCCCTGTTTTATTATTGCAGAAATTGGACAGAACCACCAGGGAGATATTGAAATTGCCAAGAAAATGATCAAGATGGCCAAG GACTGCGGCGCAGACTGCGCCAAGTTTCAGAAGAGTGAGCTTGAGTACAAGTTCAACAAGCGTGCCCTGGCGCGTCCGTACACCTCCAAACAATCCTGGGGAAAGACGTACGGAGAGCACAAGCGCCATCTTGAGTTCAGTCATGTACAATACCTAGAGCTGCAGAACTATGCAAAGGAGGTTGGAATTTTCTTTACTGCTTCAGGAATGGACGAG ATGGCTGTGGAGTTCCTACATGAGCTTGATGTGCCCTTCTTCAAAGTCGGTTCAGGGGACACCAATAACTTTCCCTATCTGGAAAAGACTGCAAAAAAAG GTCGCCCCATGGTGGTGTCCAGTGGCATGCAGTCAATGGAGACAATGAGACGGGTCTACCAGACGGTCAAGAAACACAATCAGAACTTCTGCATCCTGCAGTGCACCAGTGCCTACCCATTGGAGGCTGAAGATGTCAACCTGCGTGTCATCGCA GAATACCAGAAGGAATTCCCTGATATTCCCATTGGATATTCCGGTCACGAGTCTGGGATCCACATCTCTGTGGCAGCAGTGGCGCTGGGGGCAAAGGTCATTGAGCGTCATGTGACCCTGGACAAGAGCTGGAAGGGAAGTGACCACGAAGCTTCTCTGGAGCCCTCTgagctgacagagctggtgaaagcTATTCGATTGGTGGAGAGGTCTCTGGGGACGGGCATCAAGCAGATGCTGCCCTGTGAGAAGCCATGCCACGATAAG CTGGGGAAATCAGTGGTGGCCAAGGTGGCAATCCCCAAAGGCACTGTGCTGAGTATGGACATGCTGGGGGTGAAGGTGGGCGAGCCGAAGGGCATTCCCCCCGAGGACATCTTCCAGCTGGTGGGCAAGTCCGTCACAGAGGACGTGGAGGAAGACGAGAGCATCACCCCGGATGTGGTCGACAGCTACGGCAAAAAGATCAAGTGCAGAGTGGAGTAA